In Agrobacterium sp. RAC06, a single window of DNA contains:
- a CDS encoding pyridoxal phosphate-dependent aminotransferase, with protein MISISKRSAVEPFHAMDILAEATRRRQEGRPVISMAVGQPGHPAPQAALHAARQALEGGRIGYTDALGLTGLRQALAEEYQRRHNVSVDWNRIVVTTGSSAGFNLAFLSLFDVGDAVAIARPGYPAYRSILAALGLKVVEVAVGPDTGFTLTPESLELAQAEAGVRLKGVLLASPANPTGTVTTKAQLKAVYDYCQGEGITLISDEIYHGLTYGAEEATALEIGDDAVIINSFSKYYCMTGWRIGWMVLPEELVRPVECVAQSLYISAPELSQIAALAALSATDELEHYKAACQANRDFLMARLPALGLPLLSPMDGAFYAYVDASSFTNDSMGFAKRILAETDVAVTPGRDFDPIDGHLALRLSYAGTMADMVEATFRLEKWLPKSA; from the coding sequence TTGATTTCCATTTCCAAGCGCAGTGCCGTCGAACCCTTCCACGCCATGGACATCCTGGCTGAGGCTACCCGCAGACGCCAGGAGGGCCGCCCGGTTATCTCCATGGCCGTTGGTCAACCCGGCCATCCTGCACCGCAGGCGGCGCTTCATGCCGCCCGCCAAGCGCTGGAAGGCGGCCGTATCGGCTATACCGATGCGCTTGGGCTGACCGGCCTTCGCCAGGCGCTCGCCGAGGAATACCAGCGTCGCCACAATGTCTCCGTCGACTGGAACCGGATCGTCGTCACCACGGGGTCCTCCGCCGGCTTCAATCTAGCCTTCCTCTCGCTCTTCGATGTCGGCGATGCCGTGGCAATCGCCAGGCCCGGCTATCCCGCCTATCGCAGCATCCTGGCAGCGCTTGGCCTGAAAGTGGTCGAGGTCGCCGTTGGTCCGGATACCGGCTTCACTCTGACGCCGGAAAGTCTGGAACTTGCGCAGGCCGAAGCGGGCGTTCGCCTCAAGGGCGTGCTGCTCGCAAGCCCGGCCAACCCGACCGGCACGGTCACGACCAAGGCGCAGCTGAAGGCCGTCTATGACTACTGCCAGGGTGAGGGGATCACCCTGATCTCCGACGAGATCTATCACGGCCTGACCTATGGCGCAGAAGAGGCGACCGCGCTGGAGATCGGCGACGATGCCGTCATCATCAATTCCTTCTCCAAATACTATTGCATGACCGGCTGGCGCATCGGCTGGATGGTGCTGCCAGAGGAACTGGTGCGTCCCGTCGAATGTGTCGCCCAGAGCCTCTACATCTCCGCCCCGGAACTCTCGCAGATCGCAGCGCTTGCCGCCCTGAGCGCGACCGATGAGCTGGAGCACTACAAGGCCGCCTGCCAGGCGAACCGCGACTTCCTGATGGCCCGCCTGCCGGCGCTTGGCCTGCCGCTGCTGTCGCCGATGGACGGCGCCTTCTACGCCTATGTCGATGCAAGCAGCTTTACGAATGACAGCATGGGCTTTGCGAAGCGCATTCTCGCCGAGACCGATGTGGCCGTCACACCCGGCCGTGATTTCGATCCGATCGATGGCCATTTGGCACTGCGACTGTCCTATGCCGGCACCATGGCCGACATGGTCGAGGCGACCTTTCGGTTGGAGAAGTGGCTGCCGAAAAGCGCTTAG
- a CDS encoding DsbA family protein produces MALNFKMIASASVALLPALMPLPAVALDEAQKKEFGEFIREYLIANPEIMLEVQDALQKKQEEIRSQRSAEALSTNQDAIFNSAYDLAIGNPQGDVTVVEFFDYNCGYCRRAHADMEAVIAEDKNVRYVLKEFPILGPDSEAAHKVSDAVRKLSPDNYGAFFRAMMTQDGRASEESAIAIAGELGIAEDAIRAKMAESPNSAQVQEAYQLATSLGITGTPSYVIGNETVPGAVGKEAIVAKVGNVRACGKATC; encoded by the coding sequence ATGGCCCTGAACTTCAAGATGATCGCCAGCGCAAGCGTGGCACTCCTTCCCGCCCTGATGCCGCTTCCGGCCGTGGCTCTCGACGAGGCACAGAAGAAGGAATTCGGCGAATTCATCCGCGAATACCTGATCGCGAACCCCGAGATCATGCTCGAAGTGCAAGATGCCCTGCAGAAGAAGCAGGAAGAGATCCGCTCGCAGCGCTCGGCCGAGGCGTTGTCGACCAATCAGGATGCGATCTTCAACTCCGCCTATGATCTGGCCATCGGCAATCCGCAAGGGGATGTCACCGTGGTCGAGTTCTTCGACTACAATTGCGGCTATTGCCGCCGCGCCCATGCCGACATGGAAGCCGTCATCGCCGAGGACAAGAATGTCCGCTACGTCCTGAAGGAATTCCCGATCCTTGGACCGGACTCGGAAGCCGCGCACAAGGTCTCGGATGCCGTGCGCAAGCTGTCGCCCGACAATTACGGTGCCTTCTTCCGTGCCATGATGACCCAGGACGGCCGGGCCTCGGAAGAGAGCGCGATTGCCATTGCCGGCGAACTCGGCATCGCCGAGGATGCCATCCGCGCCAAGATGGCCGAAAGCCCGAATTCCGCACAAGTGCAGGAAGCCTATCAGCTGGCAACCAGCCTTGGCATCACCGGTACGCCTTCCTATGTGATCGGCAATGAAACCGTTCCCGGCGCCGTCGGCAAGGAAGCGATCGTCGCCAAGGTCGGCAATGTGCGCGCCTGCGGGAAGGCCACCTGCTGA
- the aroQ gene encoding type II 3-dehydroquinate dehydratase, whose amino-acid sequence MSKTIFVLNGPNLNMLGKREPGIYGGKTLADIEADCKAAGAELGLTIDFRQSNHEGDLVSWLHEAGEKSVGVAINAGAYTHTSIALHDAIKAVSPLPVIEVHISNVHAREEFRHKSVIAPACKGVICGFGPHSYILALQALKTITQ is encoded by the coding sequence ATGAGCAAAACCATTTTCGTGCTGAACGGCCCCAATCTCAACATGCTGGGAAAGCGGGAACCGGGGATCTATGGCGGCAAGACGCTCGCCGATATCGAGGCAGACTGCAAGGCCGCCGGCGCCGAACTCGGGCTGACCATCGACTTCCGCCAGTCCAATCATGAGGGTGACCTCGTGAGCTGGTTGCACGAGGCAGGCGAGAAGTCGGTCGGCGTCGCAATCAATGCCGGAGCCTATACGCACACGTCGATTGCCCTGCATGACGCGATCAAGGCCGTATCCCCGCTTCCGGTGATCGAGGTGCATATTTCCAACGTGCATGCGCGCGAGGAATTCCGCCATAAATCGGTGATAGCGCCCGCGTGCAAGGGCGTGATCTGCGGCTTCGGACCTCATAGCTACATCCTGGCGCTTCAGGCGCTGAAAACCATCACGCAATAA
- the accB gene encoding acetyl-CoA carboxylase biotin carboxyl carrier protein: MAEKKSGIDQKLIRDLANILNDTDLTEIEVEQDDLRIRVSRNGTPVMMPQQMQGYAYQAPAAPAAAPAAVAAPAAPAARDLSNAVTAPMVGTVYLSPAPGARAFVEVGQMVKEGQTLLIIEAMKTMNQIPSPKSGKVVEIVIDDASPVEYGEPLVIIE; the protein is encoded by the coding sequence ATGGCTGAAAAGAAATCGGGCATCGATCAGAAGCTGATCCGCGATCTCGCGAACATCCTCAACGACACCGATCTCACCGAGATCGAAGTGGAGCAGGACGACCTGCGCATCCGCGTTTCGCGCAATGGCACCCCTGTCATGATGCCGCAGCAGATGCAGGGCTATGCCTACCAGGCACCGGCCGCACCGGCTGCTGCTCCTGCCGCTGTCGCTGCACCCGCTGCCCCTGCCGCCCGTGACCTTTCCAACGCTGTCACCGCACCGATGGTCGGAACCGTTTACCTGTCGCCGGCCCCGGGCGCGCGCGCCTTCGTTGAAGTCGGCCAGATGGTCAAGGAAGGCCAGACGCTTCTCATCATCGAAGCCATGAAGACCATGAACCAGATCCCCTCGCCCAAGTCCGGCAAGGTCGTCGAGATCGTTATCGATGATGCAAGCCCGGTCGAATACGGCGAGCCTCTCGTGATCATCGAGTAA
- the accC gene encoding acetyl-CoA carboxylase biotin carboxylase subunit has product MTAISKILIANRGEIALRVLRACKELGIQTVAVHSTADADAMHVRLADESVCIGPPPSRDSYLNIHQIVAACEITGADAVHPGYGFLSENAKFADILDAHGITFIGPTAEHIRLMGDKITAKKTAVELGIPVVPGSDGEVKPENALEIAREIGFPVLIKATAGGGGRGMKVAKTEEELEEAVSTARSEALAAFGNDAVYMEKYLGKPRHIEVQVVGDGAGNAIHLGERDCSLQRRHQKVWEEANSPALNVEQRMKIGSICAEAMKKMKYRGAGTIEFLYENGEFYFIEMNTRLQVEHPITEAITGIDLVHEQIRVASGAGLSVTQDQVVFSGHAIECRINAEDPRTFVPSPGTITHFHAPGGLGVRVDSGVYAGYKIPPYYDSLIGKLIVHGRTRVECMMRLRRVLDEFVVDGIKTTLPLFQDLVANQDIANGDYDIHWLEKYLAETSAK; this is encoded by the coding sequence ATGACAGCCATCTCGAAGATCCTCATCGCCAACCGCGGCGAAATTGCGTTGCGCGTTCTGCGCGCCTGCAAGGAGCTCGGCATCCAGACGGTGGCGGTTCACTCCACCGCCGACGCTGACGCCATGCATGTGCGGCTTGCCGACGAAAGCGTGTGCATCGGCCCGCCGCCGTCGCGCGACAGCTATCTCAACATCCACCAGATCGTGGCTGCCTGCGAGATCACCGGCGCTGACGCAGTGCATCCGGGCTATGGCTTCCTGTCTGAGAACGCCAAGTTCGCCGACATCCTTGACGCCCATGGCATCACCTTCATCGGACCGACGGCTGAACATATCCGCCTGATGGGCGACAAGATCACGGCAAAGAAGACCGCGGTCGAACTCGGCATTCCCGTCGTTCCCGGCTCGGACGGCGAAGTAAAGCCGGAAAACGCGCTGGAAATCGCCCGCGAAATCGGCTTCCCCGTGCTGATCAAGGCGACGGCCGGTGGCGGTGGTCGCGGCATGAAGGTGGCAAAGACCGAGGAAGAGCTGGAAGAGGCTGTTTCGACGGCGCGCTCCGAAGCGCTCGCTGCCTTCGGCAACGATGCCGTCTACATGGAAAAATATCTCGGCAAGCCGCGCCATATCGAGGTGCAGGTTGTCGGTGACGGAGCGGGCAACGCCATCCATCTCGGTGAACGCGACTGCTCTTTGCAGCGCCGCCACCAGAAGGTCTGGGAAGAGGCGAACTCCCCGGCCCTGAATGTCGAGCAGCGGATGAAGATCGGTTCGATCTGCGCCGAAGCCATGAAGAAGATGAAGTACCGGGGCGCCGGCACGATCGAATTCCTCTACGAAAACGGCGAGTTCTATTTCATCGAAATGAACACCCGCCTGCAGGTGGAGCATCCGATCACCGAAGCCATCACCGGCATCGACCTCGTGCATGAGCAGATCCGTGTCGCCTCCGGCGCCGGCCTCTCGGTCACGCAGGATCAGGTGGTGTTTTCGGGCCATGCCATCGAATGCCGCATCAATGCCGAGGACCCGCGCACCTTCGTGCCGTCGCCCGGCACGATCACGCATTTCCATGCACCGGGTGGCCTCGGCGTTCGCGTCGATTCGGGCGTCTATGCCGGCTACAAGATCCCGCCTTACTATGACAGCCTGATCGGCAAGCTGATCGTGCATGGACGCACCCGCGTCGAATGCATGATGCGTCTGCGCCGCGTGCTCGACGAATTCGTCGTCGACGGCATCAAGACGACGCTGCCGCTGTTCCAGGATCTCGTGGCCAATCAGGACATCGCCAACGGCGACTACGACATCCACTGGCTGGAAAAATATCTGGCCGAAACTTCGGCCAAGTAA
- the aat gene encoding leucyl/phenylalanyl-tRNA--protein transferase, translating to MAGRRSRDRSITPELLLRAYSIGMFPMSESADDPELFWVEPDIRGIIPLDGFHVSKSLQKAIRKSPFDIRFDTAFDQVVAKCAEAADDRPSTWINQTIRDLYSALHRLGHAHSVEAWEGDELVGGLYGVTLGSAYFGESMFSRRTNASKICLVHLVERLRERGFTLLDTQFTTEHLKTFGAVDIPKAEYGVLLDKAMESETLRF from the coding sequence ATGGCTGGGCGACGCAGCAGGGACCGAAGCATCACGCCGGAGCTCCTGCTGCGCGCCTATTCCATCGGCATGTTCCCGATGTCGGAATCGGCCGATGACCCCGAGCTCTTCTGGGTCGAGCCAGATATCCGCGGGATTATCCCGCTCGACGGTTTCCACGTCTCGAAAAGCCTGCAGAAGGCGATCCGCAAATCCCCCTTCGACATCCGCTTCGACACCGCCTTCGACCAGGTGGTGGCCAAATGCGCGGAAGCGGCAGACGACCGGCCGAGCACCTGGATCAATCAGACCATCCGCGACCTCTACAGCGCGCTGCACCGCCTCGGCCACGCCCATAGCGTCGAAGCCTGGGAAGGCGACGAACTCGTCGGCGGCCTCTACGGCGTCACGCTCGGCTCCGCCTATTTCGGCGAGAGCATGTTCTCACGGCGCACGAATGCCTCGAAGATCTGCCTCGTGCATCTGGTGGAGCGGTTAAGGGAGCGCGGTTTCACGTTGCTCGACACGCAGTTCACCACGGAGCATCTGAAGACGTTCGGGGCGGTGGATATCCCGAAGGCGGAGTATGGGGTGTTGCTGGATAAGGCGATGGAGAGTGAGACGTTGAGGTTTTAA
- a CDS encoding phospholipase D-like domain-containing protein has translation MAPSPFFSPSRNCWRVEKADDFSILIDANDYFASIRASMMAAKRVIYFVGWDFDATITLGHPKVDDGAPRRVGDFLLWLARRTPGLEIKILLWSPAPLASWARPSNLPYLLRWKWNRQITVRLDGKHPLGSSHHQKMLVIDEAVAYCGGIDVTLDRWDTREHLDENPDRRRPNGKPYGPWHDISSRFTGPAAQALGELCRHRWTRAGGKDVAPVTSEPAQAEVAPNFSFGSVNLAIARTSPAYQNESAVTEIEQLYLDMINAARHTVYAESQYFASRAIAQAIARRLAEPDGPEVVLINPVISDNWLGTIAMDTARARLAESMRRHDYFGRFKIYHPVTAKGQPIYVHAKLMIVDDRYLRVGSSNINNRSMRFDQECDVALEAGGSEDLSAKITSFRNDLLAEHLGVTPDAIDQAIRQGGSLITAIDMLRAENEAAGGETLKPYETPAISDLEEWLADHEILDPEGSEAVFEPIEKRGLFRGMLKRPRRRKLGG, from the coding sequence ATGGCGCCTTCCCCCTTTTTTTCGCCTTCCCGGAATTGCTGGCGCGTCGAGAAAGCCGACGATTTTTCGATCCTGATCGATGCCAATGACTATTTCGCCTCGATCCGTGCCTCGATGATGGCGGCAAAGCGGGTGATATACTTTGTCGGCTGGGACTTCGATGCCACGATCACCCTTGGTCATCCCAAGGTCGATGATGGAGCCCCCCGCCGGGTTGGCGACTTCCTGCTCTGGCTGGCCCGCCGAACGCCGGGCCTCGAAATCAAGATCCTGTTGTGGAGCCCGGCTCCACTGGCCAGCTGGGCGAGGCCTTCGAACCTGCCCTATCTCTTGCGCTGGAAGTGGAACAGGCAGATTACCGTCCGCCTCGACGGCAAGCATCCCCTGGGGAGTTCGCACCATCAGAAGATGCTGGTGATCGACGAGGCGGTTGCCTATTGCGGCGGCATCGACGTGACGCTCGACCGCTGGGACACGCGCGAGCATCTCGATGAAAACCCCGACAGGCGCCGCCCCAATGGCAAGCCCTACGGCCCCTGGCACGACATCTCGAGCCGATTTACCGGTCCTGCCGCGCAGGCGCTCGGCGAACTCTGCCGTCATCGCTGGACGCGTGCCGGCGGAAAGGACGTGGCCCCGGTGACGTCAGAGCCGGCTCAGGCGGAGGTTGCGCCGAACTTCTCCTTCGGCAGCGTCAACCTCGCGATCGCCCGCACGAGCCCGGCCTATCAGAACGAGAGCGCCGTCACCGAGATCGAGCAGCTCTATCTCGACATGATCAACGCGGCCCGACACACCGTCTATGCCGAAAGCCAGTATTTCGCCTCGCGCGCCATCGCACAGGCCATCGCCCGGAGGCTCGCCGAACCGGACGGGCCGGAAGTCGTGCTGATCAACCCTGTCATCTCGGACAACTGGCTGGGCACGATCGCCATGGACACGGCCCGCGCCCGGCTTGCCGAATCCATGCGCCGACACGACTACTTTGGACGCTTCAAAATCTACCACCCGGTCACCGCCAAGGGCCAGCCGATCTACGTCCACGCCAAGCTGATGATCGTCGACGACCGGTATCTCCGCGTCGGCTCGTCCAACATCAACAACCGCTCGATGCGCTTCGACCAGGAATGCGATGTGGCGCTTGAGGCGGGCGGTTCGGAAGACCTCTCGGCGAAGATCACAAGCTTCCGCAACGACTTGCTGGCCGAGCACCTGGGGGTAACACCCGACGCAATCGACCAGGCCATCCGCCAAGGCGGCTCGCTGATTACGGCCATCGATATGCTGAGGGCAGAAAACGAGGCCGCAGGGGGCGAAACGCTGAAGCCCTACGAGACGCCGGCGATATCAGACCTCGAAGAATGGCTCGCCGACCACGAAATTCTCGATCCCGAAGGTTCTGAGGCGGTGTTTGAGCCTATCGAGAAGCGGGGGCTTTTCCGAGGGATGTTGAAGCGGCCGAGACGGCGGAAGCTGGGCGGGTAG
- a CDS encoding FdhF/YdeP family oxidoreductase yields the protein MAKDDATVTYDGPAGGWGSLRGIARIAGDEGISAGAIATLLEQNKPGGFACVSCAWTKPADHHPVEFCENGAKATLWELTSRTATPDVFARHSVTELKTFSDYDLEQLGRLTHPMRCDRASDHYVPCSWDEAFAEIGRELKAMDPKKTVFYTSGRASLETSYCWALFARAYGHNNLPDSSNMCHETTSVTLKKVIGSPVGTVVLDDFKHCDALFFFGQNTGSNSPRFLHVLQAAVRRGCRIVTFNPVRERGLESMINPQEPTAMVTGSETALSCQYHQVKPGGDIAVLLGLCKHVLAADDAARGDNRHVIDRAFIAEHTVGFEDFEARLRALDWAEIEDVSGLTRAAIEAAGTVYVEAENTIGIYGMGLTQHVHGFENVSTYVNLLLMKGNIGRQGAGISPVRGHSNVQGQRTVGIAEKPELVPLDRLAEMFAFSPPREKGMNTVEACEAILKGEVSAFVALGGNFLRAIPEQKAMEEAWPQQRLTVQIATKLNRGHLFNGEIAYLLPCLGRSEMDPLTGHPQVVSMEDSLSCVHGSVGKRTPASEHLKSEIEIVSRLAEATLPQNPKMLWSHWARDTASVRDLIEKTYPEEFRDFNARIFTPGGFYRGNSARERQWKTESGKAEFVTPEMLSATGFQPTPGRMSLVTLRSNDQFNTTVYGYSDRLRGIEGKRDVLLISPAEIERHGLTVGERVTLVSDAEDGVDRRVGGLEVLPFDLPDGCVGGYYPELNPLVPLAHHDRASKTPAYKSVPVRIERGG from the coding sequence ATGGCGAAGGATGATGCGACGGTGACGTATGACGGGCCGGCAGGCGGCTGGGGTTCGCTTCGGGGCATTGCCCGGATCGCCGGCGACGAAGGCATCAGCGCCGGGGCGATCGCGACACTTCTGGAACAGAACAAGCCGGGTGGTTTCGCCTGTGTCTCCTGCGCCTGGACGAAGCCCGCCGATCACCATCCCGTCGAGTTTTGCGAAAACGGTGCCAAGGCGACGCTCTGGGAGCTGACCAGCCGAACGGCCACTCCGGACGTCTTTGCCCGGCACAGCGTGACCGAGCTCAAGACCTTCAGCGATTACGATCTGGAGCAGCTGGGACGGCTGACCCATCCGATGCGCTGCGACCGGGCGAGCGACCATTACGTGCCCTGCTCCTGGGACGAGGCATTCGCCGAGATCGGGCGCGAGTTGAAGGCCATGGATCCGAAGAAGACCGTCTTCTACACCTCCGGCCGCGCCAGCCTTGAGACGTCCTATTGCTGGGCGCTGTTTGCCCGCGCCTATGGGCACAACAATCTGCCCGACAGTTCCAACATGTGCCATGAGACGACGTCGGTGACGCTGAAAAAGGTGATCGGCTCGCCGGTCGGCACTGTCGTGCTCGACGATTTCAAACATTGCGACGCGCTCTTCTTTTTCGGTCAAAACACCGGCTCGAACAGCCCGCGTTTCCTGCATGTGCTGCAGGCGGCGGTCAGGCGCGGCTGTCGGATCGTGACCTTCAACCCCGTTCGCGAGCGGGGGCTGGAAAGCATGATCAATCCGCAGGAACCGACGGCGATGGTGACGGGCAGCGAAACGGCGCTGTCCTGCCAGTATCACCAGGTGAAACCGGGCGGTGACATCGCCGTGCTCCTTGGGCTCTGCAAACATGTTCTGGCCGCCGACGATGCGGCGCGGGGGGATAATCGCCATGTCATCGACCGCGCCTTCATCGCCGAGCATACCGTCGGCTTCGAAGACTTCGAGGCGCGGCTGAGGGCGCTCGACTGGGCCGAGATCGAGGACGTCTCCGGGCTCACGCGTGCGGCGATCGAGGCGGCGGGGACGGTCTATGTGGAAGCCGAAAACACCATCGGCATCTATGGCATGGGGCTCACCCAGCATGTGCATGGCTTCGAGAATGTCTCGACCTATGTGAATTTGCTGCTGATGAAGGGCAATATAGGCCGACAGGGAGCCGGGATTTCACCCGTGCGCGGTCATTCCAATGTTCAGGGTCAGCGCACCGTCGGCATTGCGGAAAAGCCGGAACTCGTGCCGCTAGACCGGCTTGCGGAGATGTTCGCTTTCTCGCCGCCGCGCGAGAAGGGCATGAACACGGTCGAGGCCTGCGAGGCGATCCTGAAAGGCGAGGTCTCGGCCTTTGTCGCGCTCGGCGGCAATTTTCTGCGCGCGATCCCCGAACAGAAGGCGATGGAGGAGGCCTGGCCGCAGCAGCGGCTCACGGTGCAGATCGCCACCAAGCTCAATCGCGGTCACCTGTTCAACGGCGAGATCGCCTATCTCCTGCCCTGTCTCGGGCGGAGCGAAATGGATCCATTGACCGGCCATCCGCAAGTCGTGTCGATGGAAGACAGCCTGAGCTGCGTGCATGGTTCCGTCGGCAAACGCACGCCGGCGAGCGAACACCTGAAATCCGAGATCGAGATCGTCAGCCGGCTCGCTGAGGCGACCCTGCCGCAAAACCCGAAAATGCTGTGGAGCCACTGGGCGCGCGACACGGCGTCCGTCCGCGATCTGATCGAGAAGACCTATCCGGAGGAATTCCGCGATTTCAATGCCCGGATCTTTACGCCCGGTGGCTTCTATCGCGGCAATTCCGCCCGCGAGCGGCAGTGGAAGACGGAGAGCGGCAAAGCCGAGTTCGTCACGCCCGAGATGCTCTCGGCCACCGGGTTTCAGCCAACACCGGGCCGAATGAGCCTGGTGACCCTGCGCAGTAACGACCAGTTCAACACGACGGTCTATGGCTATAGCGACCGTCTGCGAGGCATCGAGGGCAAGCGCGACGTGCTGCTGATCAGCCCCGCCGAGATCGAGCGGCATGGGCTCACCGTCGGCGAGCGGGTGACGCTGGTGAGCGATGCCGAGGATGGGGTCGACCGTCGCGTCGGCGGGCTTGAGGTTCTGCCCTTCGACCTGCCGGACGGCTGCGTCGGCGGCTATTACCCGGAGCTCAATCCGCTGGTGCCGCTTGCGCATCACGACCGCGCGTCAAAAACCCCGGCCTACAAGTCGGTGCCGGTCCGG